A genomic window from Daphnia carinata strain CSIRO-1 chromosome 9, CSIRO_AGI_Dcar_HiC_V3, whole genome shotgun sequence includes:
- the LOC130700726 gene encoding uncharacterized protein LOC130700726: MLGDGSSSSSTSTSQGSGGAFSCSSSAALPPARRHHQQTAASAAAAAAAAAIVAASTCWSPTNPFNVLASGGSVVVPSTASEEATVEAAAVPPHFTYANACTTTQPIQQRKRPGCSCDHDDYQSVHATSGAAGAAYYDYPLAGDCEHVEPLDLSLPKVKVRQHWSGGSIVQVNESTIISIDRRPDALADLCCSGCAPSDVAGRSPSRLNVSVVTVPHQRPSCWTSSSAFQQATIDRHPFRLQIEIPFGASDEKALPGFLRHPPPPHRRKSVHTSNNNNPLASSCSNSNSSSSGGGDALPLHPPEIATSVMTDVAREDDDLQRLSIVAHQLRLSGYYYGHLSWKESMQLLQNTKVGTFLVRDSSDARYLYALSLQTDKGPTSVRIHYSSRGFRLDASNTGMADHLPRFRTVLDLVDHYVAKWSQCRDKGQFWLDNSGQVHSEVVLIRPLMRDCPPLKHLCRLAWNCRRSTSANSSLSPSSSANIPPTIKSFLNEYPFQH; this comes from the exons atGTTGGGAgatggcagcagcagcagcagcaccagcaccagccAAGGTAGCGGAGGAGCTTTCTCTTGTTCTTCATCGGCAGCATTGCCGCCAGCTAGACGCCATCACCAGCAGACAGCTgcttctgctgctgctgctgctgctgcggccgCTATTGTTGCGGCCTCTACTTGCTGGAGCCCCACCAATCCATTCAACGTGCTGGCCAGCGGCGGCTCAGTCGTCGTTCCATCAACGGCCTCGGAGGAAGCGACAGTAGAAGCGGCTGCCGTACCGCCGCATTTCACCTACGCCAACGCGTGCACGACGACGCAGCCGATCCAGCAGCGCAAACGGCCCGGCTGTTCGTGCGATCACGACGACTACCAGTCGGTTCACGCGACGTCGGGCGCAGCGGGCGCTGCCTATTACGATTATCCGCTAGCGGGCGATTGCGAGCACGTCGAGCCGCTCGACTTGTCGCTGCCCAAAGTGAAGGTGCGTCAACACTGGTCGGGCGGATCCATCGTGCAAGTGAACGAGTCGACCATCATCAGCATAGACAGACGGCCGGACGCGCTGGCCGATCTGTGTTGCAGTGGTTGTGCTCCGTCCGACGTGGCTGGCCGTTCGCCGTCGAGACTGAACGTGTCGGTGGTGACTGTGCCGCATCAGAGGCCGTCATGCTGGACCTCGTCGTCGGCTTTCCAGCAGGCGACGATCGATCGACATCCGTTCCGGCTCCAGATTGAGATCCCGTTCGGTGCTAGTGACGAGAAAGCGTTGCCCGGCTTCTTGCGtcatcctcctcctccccacCGACGGAAGTCTGTGCACACGTCTAACAATAACAATCCGCTTGCTTCCAgttgcagcaacagcaacagcagcagcagcggcggcggcgacgCGTTGCCATTGCATCCGCCGGAAATTGCCACCTCCGTCATGACGGACGTGGCACGAGAAGACGACGATTTGCAACGCTTGTCTATTGTGGCACACCAACTCCGCCTCTCCGGATATTACTACGGCCACCTTTCTTGGAAAGAGTCGATGCAACTCTTGCAAAACacaaag gtgggAACATTTTTAGTTCGTGATTCTTCAGATGCCCGGTACCTGTACGCCCTGAGCCTTCAAACTGACAAGGGTCCAACTAGCGTGCGAATTCATTACTCGAGTCGAGGATTCCGACTGGACGCTAGCAACACGGGAATGGCCGACCACTTGCCGCGCTTTAGGACCGTCCTCGACCTGGTCGACCATTACGTTGCCAAATGGTCGCAATGTCGTGACAAAGGACAG TTTTGGCTGGACAATAGCGGGCAAGTCCACTCTGAAGTTGTTCTCATCCGGCCTTTGATGCGCGACTGCCCGCCGTTGAAACACCTGTGCCGGCTGGCGTGGAACTGTCGCCGATCGACCAGTGCCAACTCGTCTTTGTCGCCATCGTCTTCCGCCAACATACCTCCCACCATCAAGTCCTTTTTGAACGAGTATCCCTTTCAGCAttga